Genomic DNA from Bacteroides zhangwenhongii:
TACAACATCGACTCCGTGCTCGGACAGACTTCCTGCATCATCCACGAAGGCGAACTGGATGCCGCCTCTTCCCTTGCCGCCGGATTCAAGAGCGTGATTTCCGTCCCTGCCGGCGCCAACTCGAATTTGTCCTGGCTCGACCGTTTCATGGAGACGCATTTCGAGGATTTGACGGAAGTTATCATTGCCGTCGATACCGATTCCGCCGGACTGCAACTGCGTGACGAATTGATCAACCGTTTGGGTGCCGAGCGTTGCCGTGTGGTGACGTACGGGCCCGGCTGCAAGGATGCGAACGAACATCTGTGCAAATACGGGGTTGCCAGTCTGCGGGTAGCCATCGAGCAGGCGGCGGAGGTTCCGCTCGAAGGGGTGTTCACGGCCGCCGACCTGCACAGCGACCTGCTTGCTCTTTTTGAGAATGGTTTCGGACCGGGCGCGGAAACCGGCTGGGAGGAAATGGACAAGATCTGCACTTACGAACGGGGGAGGCTTGTCATCCTCACGGGAGTGCCGGGTGCGGGAAAATCGGAGTGGCTCGACGAGCTGGTGTTGCGGCTTTGTCTGCGCCATCAGTGGAAGATCGCTTTTTTCAGTCCGGAGAATACGCCGATTGTCTATCACATCCGAAAGCTGGTGGAGAAGCTGACCGGACACCGTTTTCAGAAGGGGTGCGGCATTTCGGAAGGGCTGCTGATGCGGTCGGAGGAGTTTCTTACCGATAACGTGTCGCATATCTCTCTGAAGGGGAACGCTACACCGGCGCGGGTGCTTGCGAAGGCGCACGAGCTGGTGGTGCGGCGGGGGTGTCGTATTCTGGTGATCGACCCGCTCAACCGGCTTGACCACACTCCGCAGCCGGGGCAGACGGAGACGCAGTATCTTTCCAATTTCCTGAATATGATTACGGAATTTGCGGTGCAGCATAATTGCCTGGTGGTGCTTGTCGCCCATCCGCGCAAGATGAACCGTAACCCGGTGACGAACACTACTCCGCGCGTGGAGATGTATGATATCAACGGCTCTGCCGATTTCTTCAATAAGGCGGATTATGGTATTGTAGTGGAACGTGACAAGGAGGTGGGGGTGACCCGCGTGTATGTGGATAAGGTGAAGTTCAAACATCTCGGAATGGGTGGGATGGTGACTTTTGCGTATGATCCCGTGAGCGGGCGTTACCTGCCGTGCGTGGAATCGCATGATCCGGCTGTTCCCGTAGAACAGCGCGTCGGAGGTGTGACGTTCGACTCCAGTTGCTGGCTGCCGGATAAGGAGCTGTTTGAAGAGTGAATGGCAGGGAGAGAGAGCTTGCTTAATGGGGTACTTGTCTATGGATGAGCGGTACTTGTGTTCAGGGCTCTTGCAGCACTTCTACGATTAGCCGTACTTGTGCGGGGGTATAGCTTCTGCTTCGGGGATTCATGCCGGTGGCGATGAGTCGTTCTTTCAGTCCCGGAGCGGCGGCTATCCATTTGTTGAAACGGTCTACCGCACTCTGCTGCTGTATGTCGGGGAGGTACAACATGGCAAGTTCCCCTTTTCCGTAGCTTCGGTATTCAAATGTTTTCTCTTTCTTTTCGTCATCGGTCGGCTCTGCATTTGTCTTCATTTTCTGATTGTTTTTAGTCCGTATTTATAGAGTGTAAAGTTACGCTTTTTTACCGGATTTGCCAAGCTGTTCCGGCTGTTTTTGGGGGTGAGATTCTCTTATTTCTTGTTTAATCCTTTTTAATCCGTTCTAATCCCTCCTAGTCCGGTGTAATCCGTTAATCCGTCTTTCGGTTGTCGTACTTTTGTTGTACCAACAGAAAGGAAGAATGTCCTTCTTTTCGTAGAAACAACAATTTTTATGGCAACAGTTACAGTGGTGCGCTATAAGCGCAGAAAACGAATCAGCGATGCGGATTCGCCGATGGTATTTGCCCTCAAACCTAAGTCGGGGGAGTCAAAAATCTATTCAATAGAGGCGCTGGCGCGCGAAATCGAAACGATCGGTTCGCTTTCGGTGGAGGATGTGTCGCACGTCATGAAATCCTTTGTCCGCGCGATGAAGAAAGTCCTTGTGGCAGGCAATAAAGTGAAAGTGGAGGGGTTGGGAATTTTCTATACCACGCTGACCTGTCCCGGTGTGGAATTGGAGAAAGACTGCACCGTGAGAAGCATTACCCGTGTCAATCTTCGTTTCAAAGTCGACAATTCCCTCAGACTGGCAAACGACAGTACGGCCACTACTCGTGGCGGAGATAATAATATGGTGTTTGAGTTGCTCTCGGATAAGAAGAACGCTTCGGGAGATGATGGCGGCAGTCCGGACGGTTCTGGCGGAGGAGAGGACGGAGATAACAATGGGGAAGCTCCGGATCCGGCGGAGTAATCCGACGGGGATGTTCTACAGATATATTCCGCAGAAATGTCTTACGGAGCAATTCTGCAGGATCTCCGATGTTCTAGTATTCAGTGAATAAATAATCAATTAAAAATGCAAAGCTATGGTTGACAAAATCTTGGAAGTTGTATTGGAAGTGTTGTTTTTCTTTCGCAAAAAGAGAAAAGCTAAAAGAATGAAAGGGCAGGTTGATGAGGAAGATTGACCTGATTGTAATCCACTGTTCCGCCACTAGGGCGGACAGGGATTTCACGGAAGACGACCTGGACGTGTGCCATCGCCGTCGTGGTTTCAACGGTGTGGGGTATCATTTTTATATCCGAAAAAATGGCGACATCAAGTCTACCCGTGAAATAGAACGTATCGGAGCTCACGTGCGTGGCTACAACGCTCGTTCAATTGGTATCTGTTATGAAGGTGGGCTGGATTGTCACGGTCGTCCCACCGATACCCGTACCGAGTGGCAGATTCATTCCATGCGTGTGCTCGTTCTCGCGTTACTGCGTGATTATCCCGGTTGCCGTATCTGCGGTCATCGTGACTTGAGCCCCGACCTGAACGGAAACGGGGAGATAGAGCCGGAAGAGTGGATTAAGGCGTGTCCGTGCTTTGAAGTGAAAGAATCCGACTTCTTCTCCGGTCAAGAGTAGGATGGAAAACAAGACTTGCAATCTGGTAGCTGAATACCGGTGTTGCAAGTCTTTTTATATATTTTCTTTTTCAAATGAGGAAAAGTGGAATTTTATTTGTTACTTTGTTGATAGGAAATCTAATTTTGATGAGGATGTTTTTCGACAATTATAAGCAACATACAGATGCGCAGATACGTCAGTCCCTATTTTGGGAGTATGATATGTCACGTTTTGATTGGGATAAGATGCGTACGCTGGTCGTTCAGCGGGTGATTGAACGGGGGCGGAAAGATGATTTCTTTGCCATCTTAAATAGGTACGGAGTGGAAGGAGTAAAGGAAAGTATCAAGGAAATTCCGACAATGAATGCGAAAGATATTTCTTTTGTCTGTGCTGTGTTTGACTTAAAAAAGGAGGATTTAAAATGTTACACAAAGAAACTGTCTCACCCTCAACATTGGAACTCTTGACAACGTTAATGAAAGACAGCCGACTCAAGCACTTTGTATTGGTGGGCGGAACTTCATTATCCTTGCAGCTGGGGCATCGTATAAGTGTTGATTTGGATTTGTTCTCAGATTTGTCGTTCGATGAATCCGAACTGTCTTCCTATTTGGTGGAAAATTATGATTTAGAGTTGGATTTTATTTCCAGAAGTACGCTGAAAGGGGAAATTAGAGGAGTCCAGATAGATTGTATTTCACACCAATATCCTTGGTTGTCTCCGTGTGTTGAGGAAGATGTTATCCGTTTGGCTTCTCCTGTCGATATTGCCGCTATGAAACTGAATGCTATTGCGGGCAACGGCACTCGTATAAAGGACTTTATCGATTTGGCCTACCTCTCCACTTTGCTTTCATTGAGAGAAATGCTGGAGGCCTATGAACATAAATATAAAGCAAATGTAATCATGCCTCTGAAGGCCCTTACCTATTGGGAAGATATTAATTTTGACGAGCCTATAAGAATGCTGGGCTCTGCACCTTTCAAATGGAAAAAGATAGAAAGAAGGTTGTTGCAAATGCAGAAATATCCACAAAAGAGATTCGATCTTTTCCCATAAATCAGAGCTTTGCCCAGCGATACGGTTATACGTGCTTTTCTAACGGCGACTTCCTATTCCGTCATATTCCTATAAATATCGAGCAATGCTTTTGCACTGTTCTTCCATGAGAACAGTTTGCTGCGCTCCACTCCGTAGTCCGCTTGTTGCCTGTAAAATTCCGCATCTTCTTCCAGTTGAAGAATCTTCGCCGTGATGTCCTCCGAACTGAACGGATCAGCCAGCAAAGCCCCTTCACCCGCTATTTCGGGCATTGCCGAAGTGTTTCCGGCAATGACAGGCGTACCGCAGGCCATTGCTTCGAGCATAGGGATACCGAAACTCTCGCGAAGAGAGGGATAAAGGAATGCGAATGCACCGCTATACAGTGCCGGAAGGTCGGTATTCGCAATATATCCGGGAAAACGGAGGTAGCCTTTGATGTCCGTAATCTTCTCTTCCCCCAGTATCCGGTCGATAGCGTCTTCCTTGAGGTCGGCTATGAGCAGCGGGAGCTTCTTCCGCGAACGTTTCAGATAGTCACTGTACGCTTTCAGCACTCGCGGCGTGTTCTTTTTCGGATCGGTATTTCCCAAGAAAAAGAGATATTCGTCCGCATCTATATACTTCCGGGTGATTTCCGGAGCTTTGGGCTGAAGATGGAAATGGCTGTTGAATCCGTTGTATACGGCAACCAACTGTTCGTCGGACAGGTGCAGCGCATCGAGGATACGCTGACGTTCAAACCGGGAAACTGTAATGATTTTCTTGCATTTGGGGAGTATGCGGGGCACTACCAGACGGCGGTAATGCCATCCCATCTCCTGATATAGCGACAGGCTGGACGATTGGCGTTTCTCCAGATAAATGATGTCGTGCAGCGTCAGCACCAACGGCACGGGACAGTTCAACGGAGCCGTATTGCTGGTACAATGCAACAAGTCGGGGCGGATGCGCTTCACCGCTCGCGGAAGAGCCACCTGTTCCCACAGCGGATAGGTAGGGCATTCCAGTTCGATGACGTGCACATTCTCCGAACTCTTCAGGCATTTGTCTTCACCGGGACTGACGAAAATGAAATACTCGTTTTCGTGATCCATCTTCTGTAACTCACGGACACTCTCAAGAGCGACAAAATCCATTCCATGTTTGTTGGGGCGGAAGATGCGCTGTGCTTCAATGGCTATTTTCATTGCTTCTTGTTTGGGATAATGTGTTTATGAATGAGAGTGATGTTCACCGTGCTCTGTATGGATGAACTTCTTATTTGCTCCTTTAAGTTTGAATAAATTGCCTATCATGGTGACAGCCAGCATAGGTATCTTCATGATGGCTTTCCCTACCTCTTTGGTAAATAGTTGCCCTCCCGGTACGGGTAGAATCATGGCGGAGACCTGTGCTACCGACAGAATCCACCATTTGATGGCCATCGTCCATTCATTTCCTCCATTGCGCAGGCTCATGACAAGACCGATAACGGTGAAAACGAAAGTCAGTCCGAACACTCCTGCCAGCTGTATCAGGCGGGGAGGCAGCATCCATTGGAATATCTTGTCGCAATAGTCTATATTGCCTTGCAGCAGGGCTTTCGGCAAGTGGGGCAACGAAGCGCGGAGTGCTCCGAACTGCGCCGCTATCCAACGTTTGCGCTGGTTGCTGATCGCTTCTTTTTTCTGTGTCTTTTCATCGAACACAGGGAGGTCGTTCAGATAGACTGTATGGATTCGCTGCTGCAACAGCATGGATTCCAGTTCTTTGTCTTCGCCTGCCGTTTGCAGGTATTGCACATTCTGTTGAAACCATTTTGCATCAAAGGCCATTCCCGAGCCGGATAACCCGGCGGAAAGTCCGAGCGCGTTGTGCCCGCTGCGGAAGAAGCCGTTGTTGATCTCTTCGCTCGCGCCGTCCAGAATGGAGATATCGGTATTCAGATTCTTACCTGTCCGGTGAGCCTGTATGGATCTTACGCCACTGTCGAACGCACGGTTGATGCAGGACAGGAATTCGGGGACGGTCACGTTGTCGGCGTCCATGATAACCACTATGTCGTAGAGATCGGTGTCGATGTTGTTCATGGCCATAGCCAGCGCTTTGGCTTTGGAGCTTTCCGTGTAATCCGCCATCAGTAGCCGGATGGGGAGCGTGCGTAAGGCTTCGTTCGTTTCCGGCTGTATCTGGTCGGAAAT
This window encodes:
- a CDS encoding bifunctional DNA primase/helicase, giving the protein MRNFASYDVDVRRRTSGVVKTVCNKCQATRHNKRDRSLRVNVDTGHCHCYHCGADFYVPDEAEEREKAERRAARQRRAAAVPRHFQRPVFDPARTTLSESVERWLVEVRCIPQSVIAGLRITEQEEFMSQSSQKERCVCFNYFEDGQLVNTKFRSVDAKHFKMFQGAELIPYNIDSVLGQTSCIIHEGELDAASSLAAGFKSVISVPAGANSNLSWLDRFMETHFEDLTEVIIAVDTDSAGLQLRDELINRLGAERCRVVTYGPGCKDANEHLCKYGVASLRVAIEQAAEVPLEGVFTAADLHSDLLALFENGFGPGAETGWEEMDKICTYERGRLVILTGVPGAGKSEWLDELVLRLCLRHQWKIAFFSPENTPIVYHIRKLVEKLTGHRFQKGCGISEGLLMRSEEFLTDNVSHISLKGNATPARVLAKAHELVVRRGCRILVIDPLNRLDHTPQPGQTETQYLSNFLNMITEFAVQHNCLVVLVAHPRKMNRNPVTNTTPRVEMYDINGSADFFNKADYGIVVERDKEVGVTRVYVDKVKFKHLGMGGMVTFAYDPVSGRYLPCVESHDPAVPVEQRVGGVTFDSSCWLPDKELFEE
- a CDS encoding DUF4248 domain-containing protein is translated as MKTNAEPTDDEKKEKTFEYRSYGKGELAMLYLPDIQQQSAVDRFNKWIAAAPGLKERLIATGMNPRSRSYTPAQVRLIVEVLQEP
- a CDS encoding HU family DNA-binding protein, translated to MATVTVVRYKRRKRISDADSPMVFALKPKSGESKIYSIEALAREIETIGSLSVEDVSHVMKSFVRAMKKVLVAGNKVKVEGLGIFYTTLTCPGVELEKDCTVRSITRVNLRFKVDNSLRLANDSTATTRGGDNNMVFELLSDKKNASGDDGGSPDGSGGGEDGDNNGEAPDPAE
- a CDS encoding N-acetylmuramoyl-L-alanine amidase, whose amino-acid sequence is MRKIDLIVIHCSATRADRDFTEDDLDVCHRRRGFNGVGYHFYIRKNGDIKSTREIERIGAHVRGYNARSIGICYEGGLDCHGRPTDTRTEWQIHSMRVLVLALLRDYPGCRICGHRDLSPDLNGNGEIEPEEWIKACPCFEVKESDFFSGQE
- a CDS encoding DUF6922 domain-containing protein; this translates as MRMFFDNYKQHTDAQIRQSLFWEYDMSRFDWDKMRTLVVQRVIERGRKDDFFAILNRYGVEGVKESIKEIPTMNAKDISFVCAVFDLKKEDLKCYTKKLSHPQHWNS
- a CDS encoding nucleotidyl transferase AbiEii/AbiGii toxin family protein, whose protein sequence is MLHKETVSPSTLELLTTLMKDSRLKHFVLVGGTSLSLQLGHRISVDLDLFSDLSFDESELSSYLVENYDLELDFISRSTLKGEIRGVQIDCISHQYPWLSPCVEEDVIRLASPVDIAAMKLNAIAGNGTRIKDFIDLAYLSTLLSLREMLEAYEHKYKANVIMPLKALTYWEDINFDEPIRMLGSAPFKWKKIERRLLQMQKYPQKRFDLFP
- a CDS encoding glycosyltransferase family 4 protein, with the translated sequence MKIAIEAQRIFRPNKHGMDFVALESVRELQKMDHENEYFIFVSPGEDKCLKSSENVHVIELECPTYPLWEQVALPRAVKRIRPDLLHCTSNTAPLNCPVPLVLTLHDIIYLEKRQSSSLSLYQEMGWHYRRLVVPRILPKCKKIITVSRFERQRILDALHLSDEQLVAVYNGFNSHFHLQPKAPEITRKYIDADEYLFFLGNTDPKKNTPRVLKAYSDYLKRSRKKLPLLIADLKEDAIDRILGEEKITDIKGYLRFPGYIANTDLPALYSGAFAFLYPSLRESFGIPMLEAMACGTPVIAGNTSAMPEIAGEGALLADPFSSEDITAKILQLEEDAEFYRQQADYGVERSKLFSWKNSAKALLDIYRNMTE
- a CDS encoding glycosyltransferase is translated as MNIIDWVLYIPLTLCVCYLLLYAIASKFYRAPQYPEARTLRHIVVLFPAYKEDRVILSSVRSFLGQDYPKELFDLVVISDQIQPETNEALRTLPIRLLMADYTESSKAKALAMAMNNIDTDLYDIVVIMDADNVTVPEFLSCINRAFDSGVRSIQAHRTGKNLNTDISILDGASEEINNGFFRSGHNALGLSAGLSGSGMAFDAKWFQQNVQYLQTAGEDKELESMLLQQRIHTVYLNDLPVFDEKTQKKEAISNQRKRWIAAQFGALRASLPHLPKALLQGNIDYCDKIFQWMLPPRLIQLAGVFGLTFVFTVIGLVMSLRNGGNEWTMAIKWWILSVAQVSAMILPVPGGQLFTKEVGKAIMKIPMLAVTMIGNLFKLKGANKKFIHTEHGEHHSHS